Proteins from a single region of Pseudomonas phenolilytica:
- the rfaP gene encoding lipopolysaccharide core heptose(I) kinase RfaP, with product MQLILAEPFKTLWRGKDAFAEVERLEGQVYRELEGRRTLRTEVEGRGYFVKIHRGIGWGEIVKNLLTVKAPVLGAGQEWRAIQRLHEVGVPTMTAVAYGERGANPASQHSFIITEELAPTVSLEDFSANWREQPPAPTLKRALIAEVARMAGTMHRAGVNHRDFYICHFLLHTERPVSANDLRLSLIDLHRAQTRAQTPRRWRDKDLAGLYFSALGIGLTRGDRLRFLRGYFQRPLRDILHDEARLLAWLQRKAERLSSRYARKYAPGAQA from the coding sequence ATGCAACTGATCCTCGCCGAACCCTTCAAGACCCTGTGGCGGGGCAAGGATGCCTTCGCGGAGGTCGAGCGCCTCGAAGGCCAGGTCTACCGCGAACTGGAAGGCCGTCGCACGCTGCGCACCGAGGTCGAGGGGCGCGGCTACTTCGTCAAGATTCACCGCGGTATCGGCTGGGGCGAGATAGTCAAGAATCTGCTCACCGTCAAGGCTCCGGTACTCGGTGCAGGCCAGGAGTGGCGGGCGATCCAGCGCCTGCACGAAGTCGGCGTACCGACCATGACCGCCGTGGCCTACGGCGAGCGCGGCGCCAATCCAGCCAGTCAGCATTCGTTCATCATCACCGAAGAGCTGGCACCGACCGTCAGCCTTGAGGATTTCTCGGCGAACTGGCGCGAGCAGCCGCCGGCGCCGACCCTCAAGCGTGCGCTGATTGCCGAGGTGGCGCGCATGGCTGGCACCATGCACCGCGCAGGGGTCAACCATCGCGACTTCTATATCTGCCATTTCCTGCTGCACACCGAGCGTCCGGTATCTGCCAACGACCTGCGGCTGTCGCTGATCGACCTGCACCGTGCCCAGACCCGAGCGCAGACACCGCGCCGCTGGCGCGACAAGGATCTGGCCGGGCTGTACTTCTCGGCGCTGGGCATCGGCCTGACGCGCGGCGATAGGCTGCGCTTTCTGCGCGGCTACTTTCAGCGGCCCTTGCGCGACATCCTGCACGACGAGGCGCGTCTGCTCGCCTGGCTGCAGCGCAAGGCCGAGCGGCTATCCAGTCGCTATGCGCGCAAGTACGCACCGGGCGCACAGGCGTGA
- the waaC gene encoding lipopolysaccharide heptosyltransferase I, whose protein sequence is MKVLLVKTSSLGDVVHTLPALTDAQRAIPGIRFDWVVEEGFAEIPTWHPAVDQVIPVAIRRWRKSPWQTLRSGEWRRFKARLRETRYDLVIDAQGLLKSAWLTRYVKAPVAGLDRDSAREPLAARFYDRCYAVPREQHALERVRQLFAQALGYPLPAGIGDYGLDRARMAASGEQPYLLFLHGTTWPSKHWPEAYWRALAERMSGAGWAIRLPWGSAEEKARAERIADGIGNAAVLPKLNLAGIARVIAGARACVAVDTGLGHLAAALDVPSISLYGPTLPGRVGAYGRSQVHLCASGPNAGSGDRHRPCFDELRPERVVAELNALLRATESD, encoded by the coding sequence TTGAAGGTGCTGCTGGTCAAGACCTCTTCGTTGGGCGACGTCGTGCATACGCTACCGGCGCTCACCGACGCACAGCGGGCCATACCCGGCATCCGCTTCGACTGGGTGGTGGAGGAAGGCTTCGCCGAGATTCCCACCTGGCATCCGGCGGTGGATCAGGTGATTCCGGTGGCCATCCGTCGCTGGCGCAAGAGCCCGTGGCAGACCCTGCGTTCCGGTGAATGGCGGCGCTTCAAGGCGCGCCTGCGCGAAACGCGCTACGACCTGGTGATCGACGCCCAGGGGCTGCTGAAAAGCGCCTGGCTGACCCGCTACGTCAAGGCACCGGTGGCTGGCCTGGACCGTGATTCGGCCCGCGAGCCGCTGGCCGCGCGCTTCTATGACCGGTGTTACGCCGTGCCGCGCGAGCAGCACGCGCTGGAGCGGGTGCGCCAGCTGTTCGCCCAGGCGCTCGGTTATCCGCTGCCGGCCGGCATTGGCGACTACGGGCTGGACCGCGCGCGGATGGCCGCGTCGGGCGAGCAGCCGTACCTGCTGTTCCTCCACGGCACCACCTGGCCGAGCAAACATTGGCCGGAAGCCTACTGGCGCGCGCTGGCCGAGCGCATGAGCGGTGCCGGCTGGGCGATCCGCCTGCCGTGGGGCAGCGCCGAGGAGAAGGCCCGCGCCGAGCGCATCGCCGACGGCATTGGCAACGCGGCGGTGCTGCCGAAACTGAATCTGGCGGGTATCGCCCGGGTGATCGCCGGCGCGCGCGCGTGCGTGGCGGTGGATACCGGCCTCGGTCATCTGGCGGCGGCGCTGGATGTGCCGAGCATTTCGCTCTATGGTCCGACGCTGCCCGGGCGCGTTGGCGCCTACGGGCGCTCGCAGGTGCACCTGTGCGCCAGCGGGCCGAACGCCGGCAGCGGCGACCGGCACCGGCCCTGTTTCGACGAGTTGCGCCCCGAGCGCGTCGTCGCTGAATTGAATGCCCTGCTGCGGGCCACGGAGTCCGACTGA
- a CDS encoding lipopolysaccharide kinase InaA family protein: MSGWQLASGMPVEAASAFADLPTVFALTGEAIARDPLSEVIRVECGGLRYYVKRYWAAGKGLRRFLGRPRVKAEWQNLRHFARWGIPVAPVVAWGMERRGGAFLRGALITLEVPNTVDMAAMATNNDPRLGDRHWVARISRQLAHATRTLHDHHFAHNDLKWRNLLINEDGELFLIDCPSGNFWWGPFLRRRIIKDLACLDKVAKYHLSRTQRLRFYLQYQRRGRLIPADRALIGQVLEYFEGRE; the protein is encoded by the coding sequence GTGAGTGGCTGGCAGCTCGCATCCGGCATGCCCGTCGAGGCAGCCTCGGCGTTCGCCGATCTGCCGACGGTGTTCGCGCTGACCGGCGAGGCGATTGCCCGCGATCCGTTATCCGAGGTGATCCGCGTCGAGTGCGGCGGCTTGCGCTATTACGTCAAACGTTATTGGGCGGCTGGGAAAGGTTTGCGGCGCTTTCTCGGACGTCCGCGGGTCAAGGCCGAATGGCAGAACCTGCGGCACTTTGCGCGCTGGGGTATTCCCGTCGCGCCAGTCGTGGCCTGGGGGATGGAGCGCCGTGGAGGTGCATTCCTGCGCGGGGCGCTGATCACGCTGGAGGTGCCCAATACCGTCGACATGGCGGCAATGGCGACGAACAACGACCCGCGTCTTGGCGATCGCCACTGGGTCGCGCGCATCAGTCGCCAACTGGCGCATGCCACCCGCACCCTGCATGACCATCATTTCGCCCACAACGACCTGAAATGGCGCAACCTGCTGATCAATGAGGACGGCGAGCTGTTCCTGATTGACTGCCCCTCGGGCAACTTCTGGTGGGGGCCTTTCTTGCGTCGACGCATCATCAAGGACCTGGCCTGCCTGGACAAGGTCGCCAAGTACCATCTGAGTCGCACTCAGCGCCTGCGCTTCTACCTGCAGTACCAGCGGCGTGGGCGGCTGATACCGGCCGATCGAGCGCTGATCGGGCAGGTGCTTGAGTATTTTGAGGGACGCGAATGA
- the waaF gene encoding lipopolysaccharide heptosyltransferase II — translation MNILIVGPSWVGDMVMAQTLFVCLKQRHPDCQIDVLAPEWSRPILERMPEVRQALSFPLGHGVLDLATRRKVAQGLRGQYQQAILLPNSLKSALVPFLAGIPKRTGWRGEMRFGLLNDIRKLDKQRYPLMIERFMALAFEPDAELPRPYPHPSLRIDATTRAAALARFGLNVEQPVLALCPGAEFGESKRWPAEHFAQVAEAKIREGWQVWLFGSKNDHAVGEDIRARLIPGLREEAVNLAGETSLAEAIDLLSCAEAVVSNDSGLMHVSAALGRPLVAVYGSTSPAFTPPLSEQVEVVRLGLECSPCFERTCRFGHTNCLRELDPARVIEALGRLLPQPVEVR, via the coding sequence ATGAATATTCTGATCGTAGGTCCCAGCTGGGTCGGCGACATGGTGATGGCGCAGACGCTGTTCGTCTGCCTCAAACAGCGCCACCCCGACTGCCAGATCGACGTGCTGGCGCCCGAGTGGAGCCGGCCGATCCTCGAGCGCATGCCCGAAGTGCGCCAGGCGCTGAGCTTTCCGCTCGGCCACGGCGTGCTCGACCTGGCGACCCGGCGCAAGGTTGCTCAGGGCCTGCGTGGCCAGTATCAGCAGGCCATTCTGCTGCCCAACTCGCTGAAGTCCGCGCTGGTACCATTCCTTGCCGGGATTCCCAAGCGCACCGGCTGGCGCGGTGAGATGCGCTTCGGCCTGCTCAACGATATCCGCAAGCTCGACAAGCAGCGCTATCCGCTGATGATCGAGCGTTTCATGGCGCTGGCCTTCGAGCCGGATGCCGAACTGCCTCGGCCCTATCCGCATCCGTCGTTGCGTATCGATGCGACGACGCGCGCGGCGGCGCTGGCGCGCTTCGGCCTGAATGTCGAGCAGCCGGTGCTGGCGCTGTGTCCGGGGGCCGAGTTTGGCGAATCCAAGCGCTGGCCGGCCGAGCACTTCGCCCAGGTTGCCGAGGCGAAGATCCGCGAAGGCTGGCAGGTCTGGCTGTTCGGCTCGAAGAACGACCATGCGGTCGGCGAAGACATCCGCGCGCGGCTGATTCCCGGCCTGCGCGAGGAGGCTGTGAACCTGGCCGGCGAGACCAGCCTGGCCGAGGCGATCGACCTGCTCTCTTGCGCCGAGGCGGTGGTGTCCAACGACTCGGGGCTGATGCACGTATCCGCCGCGCTTGGCCGTCCGCTGGTGGCGGTGTACGGCTCGACTTCACCGGCGTTCACCCCGCCGTTGTCCGAGCAGGTCGAGGTCGTGCGTCTGGGCCTTGAGTGCAGCCCGTGCTTCGAGCGCACCTGCCGCTTCGGCCATACCAACTGCCTGCGCGAGCTGGACCCGGCTCGCGTGATCGAGGCGCTGGGGCGGCTGTTGCCGCAGCCGGTCGAGGTACGCTGA
- a CDS encoding glycosyltransferase family 4 protein, which translates to MQLAFILYKYFPFGGLQRDFMRIALECQRRGHAIRVYAMIWEGEVPAGFDVLIAPVKALFNHTRNERFTAWVEADLARRPVDRVIGFNKMPGLDVYYAADPCFEDKAQTLRNPIYRRWGRYKHFAEYERAVFAPQAKTEILMISEVQQPLFVKHYGTPAERFHLLPPGIAADRRAPANAAAIRAEFREEFELRPDELLLVQIGSGFKTKGVDRSLKALAALPRELKQRTRLLVIGQDDPKPFKLQAKTLGVSSMVEFLKGRSDIPRFLLGADLLIHPAYNENTGTVLLEALVAGLPVLVTDVCGYAHYIEDAACGCVVPSPFEQATLDQLLAQTLADDEQRARWRRNALAYAETADLYSMPQMAADVILGEGA; encoded by the coding sequence ATGCAACTGGCGTTCATCCTCTACAAATACTTCCCCTTCGGCGGGCTGCAGCGCGATTTCATGCGCATCGCCCTGGAATGCCAGCGTCGCGGCCATGCCATCCGCGTCTACGCCATGATCTGGGAAGGCGAGGTGCCGGCCGGTTTCGACGTGCTGATTGCGCCGGTCAAGGCGTTGTTCAACCACACCCGTAACGAGCGCTTCACCGCGTGGGTCGAGGCCGATCTGGCGCGTCGTCCCGTGGACCGCGTGATCGGTTTCAACAAGATGCCGGGGCTCGACGTCTATTACGCCGCCGATCCTTGCTTCGAGGATAAGGCGCAGACGCTGCGCAACCCGATCTACCGCCGTTGGGGCCGCTACAAGCACTTCGCCGAGTACGAGCGCGCGGTGTTCGCGCCCCAGGCGAAGACCGAGATCCTGATGATCTCCGAGGTGCAGCAGCCGTTGTTCGTCAAGCACTACGGCACACCGGCCGAGCGTTTTCATCTGCTGCCGCCGGGCATCGCCGCGGATCGCCGCGCGCCGGCCAATGCCGCAGCGATCCGCGCCGAGTTTCGCGAGGAGTTCGAGCTGCGCCCCGACGAGCTGCTGCTCGTGCAGATCGGCTCCGGCTTCAAGACCAAGGGCGTCGACCGCAGCCTCAAGGCGCTCGCCGCATTGCCGCGCGAGCTGAAGCAGCGCACGCGGCTACTGGTGATCGGCCAGGACGATCCCAAGCCGTTCAAGCTGCAGGCCAAGACGCTGGGCGTTTCCAGCATGGTCGAGTTCCTCAAGGGGCGCAGCGACATCCCGCGCTTCCTGCTCGGCGCCGACCTGCTGATCCACCCGGCTTACAACGAGAACACCGGCACTGTGCTGCTGGAAGCGTTGGTCGCCGGATTGCCGGTGCTGGTTACCGACGTCTGTGGCTACGCGCACTACATCGAAGACGCCGCCTGCGGCTGCGTGGTGCCCAGTCCGTTCGAGCAGGCGACGCTCGATCAACTGTTGGCGCAGACGCTCGCGGACGACGAGCAGCGTGCCCGCTGGCGGCGCAACGCACTGGCTTATGCCGAGACCGCGGATCTGTATTCCATGCCGCAGATGGCGGCCGACGTGATCCTCGGGGAGGGCGCATGA